CGCAGGCGGTGAGCGGTGAAGTGCTGCAGGAAGCCTTCGAGCGCACGTTCTATCCGATCTACCCGGCCAGCGCGAAGCTGCAGAGCTGGGACATCTTCAACTGCGTCCGGCAGGTGCTGGAGCTGCTCGACCCGGTCACCGATCCGTTGCCCGAAAGTATCTGTGCCACACATAATCTCATTTCTGAAGACGAGGCGTTGCGCGCTATCCACCTAGCCGAGAGCGATGTCGATCGGCGCCGGGCGAAGGAACGGTTGGCCTTCGACGAGGCGGTCGGCCTGCAATGGGCCCTGGTCAGTCGGCGCCACGGCGAACTCGCCCAGTCGGGTCCGCCGGCTCCGTCCACTCCGAAAGGACTCAAACACGAACTGCTGCATCGCCTGCCGTTCGAGCTGACCGCCGGGCAGCGCGAGGTACTCGACGTGTTGTCCGGTGAGCTCGCGGCGAATCGGCCGATGAATCGCCTCTTGCAGGGCGAGGTTGGGTCGGGCAAAACCATCGTCTCGGTGCTGGCGATGCTGCAGATGGTCGACGCCGGCTATCAGTGCGCGTTGCTAGCACCGACCGAAGTCCTTGCTGCGCAACATCTCCGGTCTATCAGGGATGTACTCGGCCCGCTGGCAATGGGCGGCCAGCTCGGCGGCGACGACAACGCGACCAGGCTGGCGTTGTTGACCGGATCGATGACGGCAGCCCAAAAGAAGCAGGTTCGGGCCGAGATCGCCGGCGGTGAGGTCGGCATCGTCGTAGGTACCCATGCCCTGCTGCAGGACAGCGTCGACTTCCACAACCTCGGCATGGTGGTCGTCGACGAGCAGCACCGGTTCGGCGTCGAGCAACGAGACCGATTGCGGGCCAAGGCTCCTGCCGGCATCACGCCGCATTTGCTGGTGATGACCGCCACCCCGATACCGCGGACGGTGGCGCTGACCGTCTTTGGTGACCTCGAGACGTCGACGTTGAGGGAGTTGCCCCGGGGCCGCCAGCCGATCACCACCACCGCGATCTTCGTCAACGAGAAACCCGCCTGGCTCGACCGTGCCTGGCATCGCATCATCGAAGAGGTGCGCCAGGGCCGTCAGGCCTACGTGGTGGCGCCGCGGATCGACGACAGCGACAGCGGCGGCCAGAGCGAGACGAACCAAAGACCTTCGGCGACAGTGGAAGAGCTCTACAACCGGCTGAGTCGCGAGCAGCTCTCTGGCCTGCAGCTGGGGCTCATGCACGGGCGGTTGAGCGGCGACGAGAAGGACGCGGTGATGGCCGCGTTCCGCGCCCGCGAGATCGACGTGCTGGTGTGCACCACCGTGATCGAGGTCGGCGTCGACGTGCCCAACGCGACCGTGATGCTGGTGATGGACGCGGACCGCTTCGGCATCAGCCAGTTGCATCAATTGCGCGGCCGAATCGGCCGAGGCGAACACGCAAGTATCTGTCTGCTGGCCAGCTGGATGCCGCCGCAATCGCGCGCCGGTCGCCGGCTCAGCGCCGTCGCGGGAACCCTCGACGGATTCCAGCTTGCCGATTTGGACCTGCAGGAACGCCGCGAAGGAGATGTGTTGGGCCGCAGCCAGTCCGGTCGCGCGATCACGTTGAAGCTGCTGTCGCTGATCGATCACCGCGAAGTGATCGAAGCGGCTCGGGACTTCTGTGAACGAGCTTACGGCGATCCGGCGGCGCAGCGAGGACTGGCGTTACTCGCCGCTCCGTTCACCGGAAACGAACGCATCGAATTCCTGGACAAGTCGTGACGCACAGAGCGTGGCTCTGGCTTTCGGCGACCGCAATCCTCACCGTGCTGGTCGCTTACCAGGTGGTGGCTACCTCGGCGGGAGAGCGCGACCGGGAGTTCGCGGCCCGCGCCGACGTGCCGACCGTGCAACCCGGTGTCGACGTCCTCGGCGGGATCACTGTGGTGCCGTGGCGAGCACGGCACTACGACTACCACCGCGCCGCGTTCGGCGAAGCCTGGACCGACGACACCGACGCACCGGGCGGGCACAACGGATGTGATACCCGCGACGACATCCTCAACCGCGACCTCGTCGACAAGACCTTCGTGTGGACCAAGCGCTGCCCC
This genomic stretch from Mycobacterium paraterrae harbors:
- the recG gene encoding ATP-dependent DNA helicase RecG is translated as MAALSDRLDFIVGAKAAGQLDEVFGIQTVDDLLRHYPRSYVEGSSVRGADAEQPPEGEHVTLVDVITDAALLPIKKRPRDKLFRVTVGSGRSKVTATFFHPKKWITDQLSKGTRVMLSGEVGYFRGAMQLTHPDFLVLDSADGRNHGSRSLKMIADASQAVSGEVLQEAFERTFYPIYPASAKLQSWDIFNCVRQVLELLDPVTDPLPESICATHNLISEDEALRAIHLAESDVDRRRAKERLAFDEAVGLQWALVSRRHGELAQSGPPAPSTPKGLKHELLHRLPFELTAGQREVLDVLSGELAANRPMNRLLQGEVGSGKTIVSVLAMLQMVDAGYQCALLAPTEVLAAQHLRSIRDVLGPLAMGGQLGGDDNATRLALLTGSMTAAQKKQVRAEIAGGEVGIVVGTHALLQDSVDFHNLGMVVVDEQHRFGVEQRDRLRAKAPAGITPHLLVMTATPIPRTVALTVFGDLETSTLRELPRGRQPITTTAIFVNEKPAWLDRAWHRIIEEVRQGRQAYVVAPRIDDSDSGGQSETNQRPSATVEELYNRLSREQLSGLQLGLMHGRLSGDEKDAVMAAFRAREIDVLVCTTVIEVGVDVPNATVMLVMDADRFGISQLHQLRGRIGRGEHASICLLASWMPPQSRAGRRLSAVAGTLDGFQLADLDLQERREGDVLGRSQSGRAITLKLLSLIDHREVIEAARDFCERAYGDPAAQRGLALLAAPFTGNERIEFLDKS